In one window of Syngnathus scovelli strain Florida chromosome 22, RoL_Ssco_1.2, whole genome shotgun sequence DNA:
- the prickle1b gene encoding prickle-like protein 1b isoform X1, translating into MLFLERPSAMNPELSERGQRPSHRSPEMEPLPGGKKGMVSMSFQRSSTSDDDSGCALEEYAWVPPGLRPEQVQMYFSCLPEDKVPYVNSSGEKHRIRQLLYQLPPHDNEVRYCQSLTEEENRELHIFSAQRKREALGRGTPKILPRALQHTRCENCGGGINGGEMAIFASRAGPNPCWHPACFVCATCQELLVDLIYFYQNGKILCGRHHAEVMKPRCSSCDEIIFADECTEAEGQHWHMKHFACFECGTMLGGQRYIMKDGRPYCCGCFESLYAEYCEACGENIGVDHAQMTYEGGHWHATDECFCCAQCKTSLLGCPFLPKQGRIYCSKACSQGEDIHTSDSSDSAFQSARSRESRRSVRMGKSSRPAEQWRQSQVLNPSTIASASEYKLVEGEVDGDIDDIGQKLSHLGLDEERFWRDREEQDAGGEEDPEEWAQHEDYMTQLLLKFGDQGMLQQIQQPSLKSPSHDRNHLISVSDPWLKPESLGITASSPTPTSPTQSQTSNQSRANSLSPGLMSKKHLPEMYWAQSQDGLGDSAYGSHPGPASARKIHELELDQDQDQSSAGKHTLWQEKRQWYQDTLECIADELRKAGQGVGDSMDSLALSNITGASVDGDGKDRPAVYSLHTMQEPLVGDGCEKMSNMGTYNSSHLHHSNNSLNINLERGGQETTQEGDLATRGGLLSLYPHSEATPPGFVHAPALRRTKSQSRPPQMVKFTDDTVDNGYNDGFEVNVRRHPMSERPQRRAYAHDEAGRERSRPSSHHGRNRQSPHHSRHHRSRKTHSDIALNMVPLEKAQRPYRHHRHHPRERSPSQPLAYPQSRPDYMFQGASQGDRRVQHFMGLYKDEDEWCSTCSSSSSDSEEEGYFLGQPIPQPRPAGRYYAEDYPRVIPLSSQSHSSKTGRRKGHRSKNCIIS; encoded by the exons ATGCTTTTCCTGGAG CGACCGAGCGCAATGAACCCGGAGCTCAGCGAACGAGGGCAGCGTCCTTCGCATCGAAGCCCCGAGATGGAGCCTCTTCCTGGGGGGAAGAAGGGCATGGTGTCCATGAGCTTCCAGAGGAGCTCCACCTCGGACGACGACTCCGGCTGTGCCCTGGAGGAGTATGCGTGGGTGCCACCGGGACTTAGGCCTGAGCAG GTCCAGATGTATTTTTCCTGCCTGCCGGAGGATAAGGTGCCGTATGTTAACAGCTCCGGAGAGAAACACCGGATCAGGCAGCTCCTCTACCAGCTGCCGCCGCACGATAATGAG GTTCGTTACTGCCAGTCCCTAACAGAGGAAGAGAACAGGGAGCTTCATATATTCAGCGCCCAGCGGAAAAGAGAGGCACTCGGGAGGGGGACGCCCAAGATCTTGCCCCGAGCTCTGCAACACACTCGATGCGAAAAC TGCGGGGGTGGTATCAATGGAGGAGAGATGGCGATCTTTGCCTCGAGGGCTGGACCGAACCCCTGCTGGCACCCAGCATGCTTTGTGTGTGCTACATGTCAAGAGCTCCTTGTGGATTTGATCTATTTTTACCAAAATGGCAAGATCCTCTGCGGGAGACACCATGCAGAGGTTATGAAACCAAGATGCTCCTCTTGCGATGAG ATTATCTTCGCAGATGAGTGCACGGAGGCCGAGGGCCAGCATTGGCACATGAAGCACTTTGCCTGCTTTGAGTGCGGGACGATGTTAGGGGGGCAACGCTACATCATGAAAGACGGACGGCCATACTGCTGTGGATGTTTCGAGTCGCTGTATGCAGAGTACTGTGAGGCTTGTGGTGAAAATATTG GAGTGGACCATGCACAAATGACCTATGAAGGTGGACATTGGCATGCCACAGACGAGTGCTTCTGCTGTGCTCAGTGTAAGACGTCCTTGCTGGGCTGTCCGTTCTTGCCAAAACAAGGGCGCATCTACTGCTCAAAGGCTTGCAGCCAAGGGGAGGATATCCACACTTCAGATTCATCTGACTCCGCCTTCCAGTCTGCTCGTTCACGAGAATCCCGGCGCAGTGTCCGCATGGGTAAGAGCAGCAGGCCGGCTGAACAGTGGAGACAGTCTCAAGTCTTAAACCCCTCCACTATTGCCTCTGCAAGTGAGTACAAGTTGGTTGAGGGTGAAGTTGATGGGGATATTGACGACATTGGGCAGAAGCTTTCCCATCTAGGCCTGGATGAGGAAAGGTTCTGGAGGGATCGTGAGGAGCAGGATGCTGGGGGAGAGGAGGACCCTGAGGAATGGGCCCAGCATGAAGACTATATGACTCAGCTCTTACTCAAATTCGGTGACCAAGGAATGTTGCAGCAGATTCAGCAGCCATCCTTAAAATCTCCAAGCCACGACAGGAACCATCTGATAAGTGTTTCTGACCCTTGGTTGAAGCCAGAATCCCTTGGAATCACTGCCTCTTCACCTACCCCTACCAGTCCCACTCAGAGCCAAACCTCTAATCAATCCAGAGCCAACAGCCTTAGTCCTGGGCTCATGAGCAAGAAGCATCTTCCTGAAATGTACTGGGCACAGTCTCAGGACGGGCTGGGAGACTCCGCCTACGGAAGTCACCCAGGGCCTGCCAGCGCCAGAAAAATCCACGAGTTAGAGTTGGACCAAGATCAGGACCAGTCTAGTGCAGGCAAACATACCCTATGGCAAGAGAAGAGGCAGTGGTACCAAGATACACTGGAATGTATTGCAGATGAGCTGAGGAAGGCGGGGCAAGGTGTGGGGGACTCCATGGACTCATTGGCATTGTCAAACATCACTG GTGCATCAGTTGATGGAGATGGCAAGGATAGGCCTGCGGTCTACTCCCTTCATACAATGCAGGAACCTTTGGTGGGAGATGGCTGTGAGAAAATGAGCAACATGGGGACTTATAATTCATCTCATCTTCACCATAGTAACAACTCTCTCAACATTAACTTGGAGAGGGGGGGACAGGAGACAACACAAGAGGGAGACTTGGCAACAAGGGGAGGACTTCTGTCTCTGTACCCGCATTCAGAAGCAACACCTCCTGGGTTTGTCCATGCGCCAGCTCTGAGGAGGACTAAGTCACAGTCCAGGCCTCCTCAGATGGTCAAGTTCACAGATGACACTGTGGATAACGGATATAATGATGGATTTGAGGTCAATGTTCGAAGGCATCCCATGAGTGAGAGGCCACAGCGGAGGGCTTACGCCCACGACGAGGCGGGCCGGGAAAGAAGCCGTCCGTCAAGTCACCATGGACGCAACCGACAGAGTCCCCACCACAGTAGACACCACAGGAGCCGCAAAACCCATTCGGACATCGCCCTTAACATGGTGCCTTTGGAAAAGGCGCAGAGACCATATCGACATCACCGACATCACCCCCGCGAAAGGTCCCCAAGTCAACCTCTGGCATACCCTCAATCCCGGCCTGACTACATGTTTCAGGGTGCCTCCCAAGGAGACCGCCGGGTTCAGCATTTTATGGGTCTCTATAAAGATGAGGACGAGTGGTGTTCCACTTGCTCTTCGTCATCGTCGGACTCTGAAGAGGAGGGATACTTCCTGGGCCAGCCCATCCCGCAGCCTCGACCTGCTGGGCGCTACTACGCCGAGGACTACCCGAGGGTCATTCCCCTCTCGTCCCAAAGTCATAGCTCAAAAACTGGTCGCAGAAAAGGCCACCGCTCCAAAAACTGTATTATCTCCTAA
- the prickle1b gene encoding prickle-like protein 1b isoform X2 has product MNPELSERGQRPSHRSPEMEPLPGGKKGMVSMSFQRSSTSDDDSGCALEEYAWVPPGLRPEQVQMYFSCLPEDKVPYVNSSGEKHRIRQLLYQLPPHDNEVRYCQSLTEEENRELHIFSAQRKREALGRGTPKILPRALQHTRCENCGGGINGGEMAIFASRAGPNPCWHPACFVCATCQELLVDLIYFYQNGKILCGRHHAEVMKPRCSSCDEIIFADECTEAEGQHWHMKHFACFECGTMLGGQRYIMKDGRPYCCGCFESLYAEYCEACGENIGVDHAQMTYEGGHWHATDECFCCAQCKTSLLGCPFLPKQGRIYCSKACSQGEDIHTSDSSDSAFQSARSRESRRSVRMGKSSRPAEQWRQSQVLNPSTIASASEYKLVEGEVDGDIDDIGQKLSHLGLDEERFWRDREEQDAGGEEDPEEWAQHEDYMTQLLLKFGDQGMLQQIQQPSLKSPSHDRNHLISVSDPWLKPESLGITASSPTPTSPTQSQTSNQSRANSLSPGLMSKKHLPEMYWAQSQDGLGDSAYGSHPGPASARKIHELELDQDQDQSSAGKHTLWQEKRQWYQDTLECIADELRKAGQGVGDSMDSLALSNITGASVDGDGKDRPAVYSLHTMQEPLVGDGCEKMSNMGTYNSSHLHHSNNSLNINLERGGQETTQEGDLATRGGLLSLYPHSEATPPGFVHAPALRRTKSQSRPPQMVKFTDDTVDNGYNDGFEVNVRRHPMSERPQRRAYAHDEAGRERSRPSSHHGRNRQSPHHSRHHRSRKTHSDIALNMVPLEKAQRPYRHHRHHPRERSPSQPLAYPQSRPDYMFQGASQGDRRVQHFMGLYKDEDEWCSTCSSSSSDSEEEGYFLGQPIPQPRPAGRYYAEDYPRVIPLSSQSHSSKTGRRKGHRSKNCIIS; this is encoded by the exons ATGAACCCGGAGCTCAGCGAACGAGGGCAGCGTCCTTCGCATCGAAGCCCCGAGATGGAGCCTCTTCCTGGGGGGAAGAAGGGCATGGTGTCCATGAGCTTCCAGAGGAGCTCCACCTCGGACGACGACTCCGGCTGTGCCCTGGAGGAGTATGCGTGGGTGCCACCGGGACTTAGGCCTGAGCAG GTCCAGATGTATTTTTCCTGCCTGCCGGAGGATAAGGTGCCGTATGTTAACAGCTCCGGAGAGAAACACCGGATCAGGCAGCTCCTCTACCAGCTGCCGCCGCACGATAATGAG GTTCGTTACTGCCAGTCCCTAACAGAGGAAGAGAACAGGGAGCTTCATATATTCAGCGCCCAGCGGAAAAGAGAGGCACTCGGGAGGGGGACGCCCAAGATCTTGCCCCGAGCTCTGCAACACACTCGATGCGAAAAC TGCGGGGGTGGTATCAATGGAGGAGAGATGGCGATCTTTGCCTCGAGGGCTGGACCGAACCCCTGCTGGCACCCAGCATGCTTTGTGTGTGCTACATGTCAAGAGCTCCTTGTGGATTTGATCTATTTTTACCAAAATGGCAAGATCCTCTGCGGGAGACACCATGCAGAGGTTATGAAACCAAGATGCTCCTCTTGCGATGAG ATTATCTTCGCAGATGAGTGCACGGAGGCCGAGGGCCAGCATTGGCACATGAAGCACTTTGCCTGCTTTGAGTGCGGGACGATGTTAGGGGGGCAACGCTACATCATGAAAGACGGACGGCCATACTGCTGTGGATGTTTCGAGTCGCTGTATGCAGAGTACTGTGAGGCTTGTGGTGAAAATATTG GAGTGGACCATGCACAAATGACCTATGAAGGTGGACATTGGCATGCCACAGACGAGTGCTTCTGCTGTGCTCAGTGTAAGACGTCCTTGCTGGGCTGTCCGTTCTTGCCAAAACAAGGGCGCATCTACTGCTCAAAGGCTTGCAGCCAAGGGGAGGATATCCACACTTCAGATTCATCTGACTCCGCCTTCCAGTCTGCTCGTTCACGAGAATCCCGGCGCAGTGTCCGCATGGGTAAGAGCAGCAGGCCGGCTGAACAGTGGAGACAGTCTCAAGTCTTAAACCCCTCCACTATTGCCTCTGCAAGTGAGTACAAGTTGGTTGAGGGTGAAGTTGATGGGGATATTGACGACATTGGGCAGAAGCTTTCCCATCTAGGCCTGGATGAGGAAAGGTTCTGGAGGGATCGTGAGGAGCAGGATGCTGGGGGAGAGGAGGACCCTGAGGAATGGGCCCAGCATGAAGACTATATGACTCAGCTCTTACTCAAATTCGGTGACCAAGGAATGTTGCAGCAGATTCAGCAGCCATCCTTAAAATCTCCAAGCCACGACAGGAACCATCTGATAAGTGTTTCTGACCCTTGGTTGAAGCCAGAATCCCTTGGAATCACTGCCTCTTCACCTACCCCTACCAGTCCCACTCAGAGCCAAACCTCTAATCAATCCAGAGCCAACAGCCTTAGTCCTGGGCTCATGAGCAAGAAGCATCTTCCTGAAATGTACTGGGCACAGTCTCAGGACGGGCTGGGAGACTCCGCCTACGGAAGTCACCCAGGGCCTGCCAGCGCCAGAAAAATCCACGAGTTAGAGTTGGACCAAGATCAGGACCAGTCTAGTGCAGGCAAACATACCCTATGGCAAGAGAAGAGGCAGTGGTACCAAGATACACTGGAATGTATTGCAGATGAGCTGAGGAAGGCGGGGCAAGGTGTGGGGGACTCCATGGACTCATTGGCATTGTCAAACATCACTG GTGCATCAGTTGATGGAGATGGCAAGGATAGGCCTGCGGTCTACTCCCTTCATACAATGCAGGAACCTTTGGTGGGAGATGGCTGTGAGAAAATGAGCAACATGGGGACTTATAATTCATCTCATCTTCACCATAGTAACAACTCTCTCAACATTAACTTGGAGAGGGGGGGACAGGAGACAACACAAGAGGGAGACTTGGCAACAAGGGGAGGACTTCTGTCTCTGTACCCGCATTCAGAAGCAACACCTCCTGGGTTTGTCCATGCGCCAGCTCTGAGGAGGACTAAGTCACAGTCCAGGCCTCCTCAGATGGTCAAGTTCACAGATGACACTGTGGATAACGGATATAATGATGGATTTGAGGTCAATGTTCGAAGGCATCCCATGAGTGAGAGGCCACAGCGGAGGGCTTACGCCCACGACGAGGCGGGCCGGGAAAGAAGCCGTCCGTCAAGTCACCATGGACGCAACCGACAGAGTCCCCACCACAGTAGACACCACAGGAGCCGCAAAACCCATTCGGACATCGCCCTTAACATGGTGCCTTTGGAAAAGGCGCAGAGACCATATCGACATCACCGACATCACCCCCGCGAAAGGTCCCCAAGTCAACCTCTGGCATACCCTCAATCCCGGCCTGACTACATGTTTCAGGGTGCCTCCCAAGGAGACCGCCGGGTTCAGCATTTTATGGGTCTCTATAAAGATGAGGACGAGTGGTGTTCCACTTGCTCTTCGTCATCGTCGGACTCTGAAGAGGAGGGATACTTCCTGGGCCAGCCCATCCCGCAGCCTCGACCTGCTGGGCGCTACTACGCCGAGGACTACCCGAGGGTCATTCCCCTCTCGTCCCAAAGTCATAGCTCAAAAACTGGTCGCAGAAAAGGCCACCGCTCCAAAAACTGTATTATCTCCTAA
- the pphln1 gene encoding periphilin-1 isoform X2: MTYRRERSVREVYEERFMGDRPGRGHYSRGGERRGHFGRPDGYEYEGGPRFFPNGGGPRNYHGEDQRGYHGDSSHFPPSERRGGPPSRREDYFRGPREEQHTGRPMEYNNRAPPTRNQSMYPAPRALPESGSDTLMQAILNLDRGDERQDYRRKAPPFPPPRDRSPHSRSGSSVSSRGYSPERTKNLPFPSQQGKSTEKIPGLSREGSPSSATSTKEENNAHETEKDKEKEKEEPLLAAVVTEESQKTDDFKERRSLAIATKAQEIEKVYRQDCETFGTVVKMLVAKDPNLEKQLQVPLRENLGEIRERCLEDLKQFISQLDETLQHPELPTCDLTAPSATSSSQKLSKTGSNHS, translated from the exons A TGACGTACAGGAGGGAGAGGAGTGTACGAGAGGTGTATGAAGAGCGTTTCATGGGCGACAGGCCGGGGAGA GGTCATTACTCTCGAGGAGGAGAAAGGCGAGGCCACTTTGGCAGGCCTGATGGTTATGAATATGAAGGAGGTCCTCGCTTTTTCCCAAATGGAGGAGGCCCGCGTAATTACCACGGGGAAGATCAGCGGGGCTACCATGGCGATTCCAGTCATTTCCCCCCCTCAGAACGCAGAGGCGGTCCCCCATCGAGAAGG GAGGATTATTTCAGAGGACCAAGGGAGGAGCAACACACGGGTCGGCCTATGGAATACAA CAACCGCGCACCGCCAACTCGGAACCAAAGCATGTACCCAGCGCCCCGAGCGCTACCAGAAAGCGGGTCTGACACGCTCATGCAAGCCATCCTCAACCTGGACCGAGG GGATGAAAGACAAGACTACAGGAGAAAGGCGCCTCCCTTCCCGCCTCCGAGAGACCGCTCCCCCCACAGCCGCTCGGGTTCgagcgtgagcagcaggggataCTCGCCGGAGCGGACCAAAAACCTCCCGTTCCCCTCGCAGCAAGGCAAGAGTACCG AAAAGATCCCGGGTCTGTCAAGAGAAGGCTCTCCGAGCAGTGCCACCTCAACCAAG GAGGAGAACAATGCACATGAAACtgaaaaagacaaagaaaaagaaaaagaggagcCATTGTTGGCGGCTGTTGTCACGGAGGAGAGTCAAAAGACAGACGACTTTAAGGAGCGGCGATCGCTGGCCATTGCAACTAAAGCCCAAGAGATTGAAAAG GTGTACCGCCAGGACTGTGAAACCTTTGGCACGGTGGTGAAGATGCTGGTCGCTAAAGATCCCAATCTGGAGAAGCAGCTACAAGTCCCCCTCAGAGAGAACCTAGGGGAGATCCGTGAACGTTGTCTCGAGGACCTCAAACAGTTCATCAGCCAACTGGATGAGACATTACAGCATCCAGAACTCCCTACTTGTGACTTGACCGCCCCTTCGGCAACCTCCAGCAGCCAGAAACTTTCAAAGACAGGAAGCAACCACagctaa
- the pphln1 gene encoding periphilin-1 isoform X1, with product MTYRRERSVREVYEERFMGDRPGRGHYSRGGERRGHFGRPDGYEYEGGPRFFPNGGGPRNYHGEDQRGYHGDSSHFPPSERRGGPPSRRQEDYFRGPREEQHTGRPMEYNNRAPPTRNQSMYPAPRALPESGSDTLMQAILNLDRGDERQDYRRKAPPFPPPRDRSPHSRSGSSVSSRGYSPERTKNLPFPSQQGKSTEKIPGLSREGSPSSATSTKEENNAHETEKDKEKEKEEPLLAAVVTEESQKTDDFKERRSLAIATKAQEIEKVYRQDCETFGTVVKMLVAKDPNLEKQLQVPLRENLGEIRERCLEDLKQFISQLDETLQHPELPTCDLTAPSATSSSQKLSKTGSNHS from the exons A TGACGTACAGGAGGGAGAGGAGTGTACGAGAGGTGTATGAAGAGCGTTTCATGGGCGACAGGCCGGGGAGA GGTCATTACTCTCGAGGAGGAGAAAGGCGAGGCCACTTTGGCAGGCCTGATGGTTATGAATATGAAGGAGGTCCTCGCTTTTTCCCAAATGGAGGAGGCCCGCGTAATTACCACGGGGAAGATCAGCGGGGCTACCATGGCGATTCCAGTCATTTCCCCCCCTCAGAACGCAGAGGCGGTCCCCCATCGAGAAGG CAGGAGGATTATTTCAGAGGACCAAGGGAGGAGCAACACACGGGTCGGCCTATGGAATACAA CAACCGCGCACCGCCAACTCGGAACCAAAGCATGTACCCAGCGCCCCGAGCGCTACCAGAAAGCGGGTCTGACACGCTCATGCAAGCCATCCTCAACCTGGACCGAGG GGATGAAAGACAAGACTACAGGAGAAAGGCGCCTCCCTTCCCGCCTCCGAGAGACCGCTCCCCCCACAGCCGCTCGGGTTCgagcgtgagcagcaggggataCTCGCCGGAGCGGACCAAAAACCTCCCGTTCCCCTCGCAGCAAGGCAAGAGTACCG AAAAGATCCCGGGTCTGTCAAGAGAAGGCTCTCCGAGCAGTGCCACCTCAACCAAG GAGGAGAACAATGCACATGAAACtgaaaaagacaaagaaaaagaaaaagaggagcCATTGTTGGCGGCTGTTGTCACGGAGGAGAGTCAAAAGACAGACGACTTTAAGGAGCGGCGATCGCTGGCCATTGCAACTAAAGCCCAAGAGATTGAAAAG GTGTACCGCCAGGACTGTGAAACCTTTGGCACGGTGGTGAAGATGCTGGTCGCTAAAGATCCCAATCTGGAGAAGCAGCTACAAGTCCCCCTCAGAGAGAACCTAGGGGAGATCCGTGAACGTTGTCTCGAGGACCTCAAACAGTTCATCAGCCAACTGGATGAGACATTACAGCATCCAGAACTCCCTACTTGTGACTTGACCGCCCCTTCGGCAACCTCCAGCAGCCAGAAACTTTCAAAGACAGGAAGCAACCACagctaa
- the zcrb1 gene encoding zinc finger CCHC-type and RNA-binding motif-containing protein 1, translating into MSGGLAPSKSTVYVSNLPFSLTNNDLHKLFTKYGKVVKVTIVKDKDTHKSKGVAFVLFLDRDSAHNCARAVNNKQLFGRTVKASIAIDNGRATEFIRRRNYTDKSKCYECGDTGHMSYACPKNMLGEREPPKKKEKKKKKKAQQLEHVEEEELESEEEGEDPALDSLSQAIAFQQARIDEEEKQRKSTAMSQDDSPHPESPHPSSSSDSRKVRIKKSAYFSDEEELSD; encoded by the exons ATGAGCGGCGGCTTAGCACCGAGCAAAAGCACTGTATATGTGTCAAACCTGCCATTTTCTCTCACCAACAATGATCTCCACAAG CTGTTTACCAAGTATGGAAAAGTGGTTAA GGTTACAATTGTGAAGGATAAAGACACTCACAAAAGCAAAGGAGTGGCGTTCGTTCTATTCCTGGACAGAGACTCGGCTCATAACTGTGCAAGAGCAGTGAACAACAAGCAA TTGTTTGGCAGAACTGTAAAAGCCAGTATTGCAATCGACAACGGCCGAGCGACAGAATTTATCAGGAGGCGCAACTACACAGACAAGAGCAAGTGTTATGAATGTGGG GATACAGGTCATATGAGCTATGCATGTCCCAAGAATATGCTGGGAGAGCGAGAGCCGCCAAAgaagaaggaaaagaaaaagaagaagaaagctcAGCAACTTGAACATGT TGAAGAAGAGGAACTGGaaagtgaagaagaaggagaagatcCAGCTCTTGACAGTTTGAGTCAAGCCATAGCTTTTCAG CAAGCGCGTATTGATGAAGAAGAGAAGCAAAGAAAAAGCACGGCTATGTCCCAGGATGACAGTCCTCATCCTGAAAGTCCTCATCCTTCGTCCTCCTCAGACTCCAGGAAAGTACGGATCAAAAAGAGCGCATACTTCAGTGATGAAGAAGAGCTTAGTGACTAA